From the Lathyrus oleraceus cultivar Zhongwan6 chromosome 3, CAAS_Psat_ZW6_1.0, whole genome shotgun sequence genome, the window TTCTTCATTCCAAACACCCTCATTTTACTTTGTCATTTACAGTTTTAAGATTTCCTTGTTCTTTCCTTGCTTTCAACATTTACTTTACAGTTTCAAGATTCCTGTACTTTTGACATTTACTTTGTCATTTACAAATCCTTTGCAAACTCTCTCGTTCATATCaccctttttattagttttcaaACTCTAATTTTGCACTTATTATTGAGCATTCGTTACTACCAAAATTCATTTCAAAAAGgattagcacatgtcctaggatcaatctgatcgatccttcaagtaaccaaatttagaaatttggaagatcaacggtTGTTTACCGATTTTCAAGGTAAACACTAACTTGAGGTGCGCCTAGGGTTTGATTCTCCGAGGAATAAAAAGATCTACATCCGATTGATCCCTTTTAATCCGATTCTAATCATGAAATTTAGAATGTCGTTATTATTATACTTTTTGTGAAAGACCAATACTCGAACTAAAATGAGGCGTGCATCTCGCGTTCGATTATTCGAAGATAAAAGGGTGTACACCCGACTATCCATTTTTAATCCATTTTTATTTATGAAATTTCAAAAGTgttaaaataaaatgaaaaaaaagttAAATAAAGTGAAAAAAATAAAGCAAAACAATTTGTTTTTGGTAATTTATTGTCTGGAACGGGTCAGACCAGGGTGACGGTCGTCACTCTGGTGATGGTCAAACCGTCACTGAATCATACAGTGGTGACGATCGTCACCAGTAGTGACGTGTATGCTTATTCCCTTGAGGCCAAGTGACAGTCGTCACCCAGTTGACGTACAAACCGTCACAGACGCAAACTTCAGTGACGACAGTCAGCGTTCTGACGTTCATCAACGCATCCAAAATATGttctttttttgtttgtttgcatTTGTTCACTTCCAGCACCCAACTTTCCCTCTCTTTCTTGATTATTCTTCAAACAACAATATAAAATGGATACTTACATGAAAACAACTTCTAAACTTACTCTAAAGTACCATAATAACATGATCATACCTACTTTACATGAATACTACATCAATATTTATAAAACATTACAAACATGAATATTACAATACCTAAACTATCAAAACATACATGTTACATGAGTCATTGTTTTGAATGATAGAAAGACTTACAAACTCCAACAAGTTaagttgaagaagatgaagttgttATTGTCAAAGGTGAATGTGGTGATTTTAATGGGAGGCAGTTGTTATGATTTAAAGGATGATGAATATTGTTATGTGGTGATATTTTTGGTGGTTCTTGTTCTATTTTTCTAAGTCTCTCTTATGTTATAAAGAAACTTCTAAAACTCTCTAAGTCTATCTCTTTTAAGTTTTCAACCTCCCTTTTCAAGACACCATAAGTTAGCTTTTATAGTGCCAACTTAGGGTTTCTCTTTTTTAGAGggtttttttgtgtgtgtttccTAGTGAGAAAATGACTTCAAATTATGTGACATAAAAGGGTGTCATCATTGTCTAATGTGTAAATCATTAGTCATGCAAGTGGTAGCAAATAAAATACGACAAAAAGAAGGGAAAATTAAGAGTTACTCTAAATGGGGAAAATGTTGAAAAGTGAGAGAATCTTGACttttttgaatttaaaaataaataataataataatattaaacagataaaaataaaaattagtaaataaatatttttttttggtatttttcttTAATTTCTAAAAGGGAAAAGATAATCATAGTTGATAAAAATGCactaaaaatgaaataaaatatatatttttttgaaatttcctaATTAAGAGTCAAAAATGTATAAAACTCCCTATTTGTATTTTGTTTTCTTCTAAGACACATTAAAAGCTAAACAGTAAAGAATGGTGAATGGTAATTGTTTTTGTTGGCAACTTCAGCGAGATAAGAAGTCATTTAACGATATTCGATTTAAGTGAATGGTGATTTTTGATCCCATAAGTGTGTGGGGTAGGATAAGTCGATTTCCCATTTGTTTGTTACTTGCAACATAGGTTCGATTGTGTAGTAAATGATCTTTTAAGTGGGATGATCAATGATTCTCCCTAGGGATCCTAAACTTCTTTTTGAATTCTTCTCTCTCTTGGAGGTAGGGCGAGGGTTATGGTGGGTTTGCAATGATTTGGCATTCTATTGTTTATATTATTTGGAATATTCGAAATGATATTATTTTCTTTGGTTCATCAATAAATGTGAAAGTTGTGGATGAAAAGACCAAATTCTTTGCTTGGAAATGATATCATGGTAGATCAGTGACGAACTCATGTTTTTACTCTAATTGACTTCAGAACCCTATCATCTATCTTAATCAATAACAATTTGAtagttttttatttgaatttGAGGTTGGAGTGGATCGAAAGTCTTTGTTCCGTTGATGGTGATCTTGGTGACTTGATCCCCCGTAGAGGTGTAGATTTTTCTTTGGAGTATGGAGTTGTTTTTTCTGCTTGCTTTGTGGTGTTTTCAGCTAGGCACAATGCTAACCGAAACTACAAACTCTGTACTTTGTTAGATGTTCTATCCCCTCCTTTTATATATTATTTTGCAATTAAAAGAAGCATATGAACAAATTCAGCATATACCCTTCACTGCCTCATTATTTAAATTATCAGATGAAATCCAATAGAAAGCTTCGTAGTTCACTTTTTTTTTATCTTCatcattcaaaccattttagcTTTAAATTCATCGACCAAGACAACTATATAGTATTTTTAAATCTTTTTTCAACCTCAATTTCATCAAATTAAGCATATACCCATTGATATTCTGTCAAAACATGGCCAATAAAACCCTCATTATCTACACATCAAAAGTAAGATCAAAATTGAGAGGAGTAATCTGAGTGAAAACAATGAAGTTTGTAAAGATATACATTGATGTTATTAAAGAGAAGCAGCCAGGTTGGAGTGACAAGTTCTTCTCCTACAATGTGAAGGCGTGAATGTATCCGTGACGGACACTGACACGACAACAACACTAGTGATTGCATTCCATTTATtaattttttcaaattattatcaGTGTCGACGTATCATTGTCAATATCGTGTCTAGTGTCTATATTTCATAGAAAGCATCTAACAAGTTGTTAGCTTCCATTGATAATCCTAATAATGAAGGAAGGACAAGTTCTATTAACATAATTGAATACATAACCTCAATGTAGCTAAAACCTAATGGGAAAATCACATAGAAAAGTAATTACCCTCTCTACAAAATCTCATAGCAATGCAGAACTTAAGTCAAGAATATGCATTGCTTCCCAAGAAGAATCAAATTATACAAAAAAACCTAAGTGGCAAAACAGCAACCCTTTTTTGATCCATTCATTTCACTACTAGGAACAATTATCCTACTTCCCTTCATAAGTCCTGCGGTATTTTGATCTGGATCACCATTGGAACTGAGTGTTTTCTTTGCATTGATTCTGTATATCTCGGTTAATATAGTTAAAAAACAAGTTTCAACGTTGGTCGATTCAAGTGCTGAGGTCTCCATGAAGAAGAGATTCTCTCTTTGTGCAAACTCCTCCGCGTCTTCTGTTGGAACTGCTCTAAGACTAGAGAGATCACATTTGTTGCCGATTAACATGATGACAATGTTTTTATCGGCGTGACCTCTTAACTCTTCCAGCCATCTCGCCAAGTGATCGAACGATTGACGCTTTGTCATGTCGTAAACTATCATTGCCCCAACTGCGCCTCGATAGTATGCACTAGTAACTGCCCTGTACCTGAAGTCAGTGCAATGAATGACATCTAACAGTTATCGGCGTAAGATCATTTTCAATATTGAAATTCTAAATGCAAATCTTGGTTACATCATCATAAAACCGATTTTATTAATCTGTTCAAGAAAACAGAATCATACAAATATGCTTGAATGTTCAATACAATAAGTAGACATGCTGTTTTACCTATTACTACTATCACACACTACAAAATACTTGATAACAGAAATACCAAAAGCTTTACATGATCAATATTTAAAACATACATCATAAATTTATCCTCTCAACTTTAACCTTCCAAGAAAACATCACCATTTTGACAGTTTAATTAACATTTCCAGACATCATCGTATTATTCCTGCATATCACCATATGCATAAATCTTATTTGATAATCAATTTGAGACACTTAAATTTAACATATTTGAAATAGATAATGCAGTTCAAAAATATGGTTAACAAAGTTCAATGAGTGATAACAAATAATGAATCATATATTCAATTAATAAGGATTACACCGAAATGGAAGGAAAGCACGTAATATGCGGCGGTGCTACCCTTTTTATATGAAAAATTACATTTACAGTCGTAGAACACACAACATTGCTATGACCTTCTCAACACTTTGTAAAACATCTATTGTCTAACTCTGATATTAGGAAGCATGAGTGTTAGAAAACATTTTCTCATGTTTGAACTATAAAACACGAACTCTATTTGGACACCAGAACACGACATGACACAGACACTTCAACACCGATAATTCAGAAATATAGTACACCAACACCGTTAAATATAAAATACCGATGTGTGTTAAACACTGCGACGCGCCTACTCCTAGAGGTATCCGTGCTTAAGAGTGTTTGAACACTTTACTTAAAGAGATTAATAAATATATCCATATTGTATAACTCATTAACAACCAACTAAACTTCATTAACCATGAATTTAAAAGGTATTAACCATGATTTTGTGTGTTCCAACTATGAAC encodes:
- the LOC127127951 gene encoding ras-related protein RABA4d, whose amino-acid sequence is MSNLYGDYNLKIDYVFKVVLIGDSAVGKTQLLARFARNEFSADSKATIGVEFQTKTLIIDNKTIKAQIWDTAGQERYRAVTSAYYRGAVGAMIVYDMTKRQSFDHLARWLEELRGHADKNIVIMLIGNKCDLSSLRAVPTEDAEEFAQRENLFFMETSALESTNVETCFLTILTEIYRINAKKTLSSNGDPDQNTAGLMKGSRIIVPSSEMNGSKKGCCFAT